CCGCGGCCAAGCCGTGCCCGCTGCCCGCGGTCAACGACCTGGGGGGGCAGCAGGGCGTTCGCGAGAACGGGCCGGTCAACCAGTCCTACGGGCTCCAGCTGGCGCTGGCGTGGGACGGCCCGGCGGTCCTCGGCACCTCGGTGCCGGCGACCCAGGGCGACGCCTCGAGGTTCAAGGCGCTGACGCTGTCGGCCGCCGTGAACTTCTTCGACCCGCGCAACCCGGCCCGCACCGGCGCGGCGCTGTACGACCCCTCGGTCACGACGCAGGACTTCGCGGTCGTGCTCACCGACGGGTCGGGCAAGGAGGTCGCCGTCAAGGCCGGCGACCAGCGCTACGGCAACGCCCTGCACCCGACCCCGGGGACGACCTCGTCGAAGGTGCACGTCGTCACGGAGCAGATCCGCATCCCCCTGAGCGACTTCGCCGCCCAGGGCCTGGACCTGCGCACGGTGCGCCGGGTGGACCTGCGCTTCGGCGAGCCGGGCTTCCCGGCCTCGGGGTCGATCCAGCTGTCCGACGTGCGCTTCTCGGAGGCTGCGGCGGGCGCGACGGTGTTCGCGGACACGACGGCGGCCGACGGCCCGGCCCAGCGGCACTCGGCCGCCGGCCCGGACCCGGAGGCGATCCTCGCCGGCACGCCGCGTGAGGCGCCCTCGGCGGCCAACCCGGGCCCGGTCCTGCTGACGGGTGCCGCGAAGGCCTGCGCCGGCACGCCGGCGCTGGCGGCCGTCAAGGTGGGGCTGGCCAAGGGCAGGCTCACCGCGCGGGGCAAGGCCAGGGCGTCGGCGTGCGCGAAGCTGCGCTCGGTCCAGGTGGCGGTCTCGAAGGCCGCCGGCAAGGGCACGTGCCGCTTCGTCACCGCGAGCGGGCGCCTGACCAAGGCGCTCACCTGCGCGACCCGCGCCGCGCTGGTGGCCAAGGGCACGACGTCCTGGAGGGCCGCGACGACCGGCCGGCTCGCGAAGGGCCGCTACCGCGTGGTCGTCCGCGCCATCGACGCGGCGGGCGGCGTCACGCAGGTCACGAAGGTCCTGCGCGTGGCCTAGCCCGCGCGCACCGCTCGAGCAGCACGCCTGCGCCCGGCCCCGTGCCGGGCGCAGCGCGTGCTGCGACCAGCGCGAGGCAGGAGCCGGAGGCGGGGCTCGAACCCGCGACCTTCGCTTTACAAGAGCGGTGCTCTACCAGCTGAGCTACTCCGGCGCGCGGCGCGAGTCTACGCGCGCGAGGCGGCGCCGGAGGCTAGGACGGGGTGCCGGAGAGGGCGCGCTCGAGGTCGCCGTGGCCGTTGGTCGAGGCCACGTGCTCGTAGGAGGGGACCTCGTCGTCCTCCTCGGCGTTGAGGCGGCGCTCGAGCTCGCCGAGGACGAGGCCGAAGAGCAGGTGGCGCCAGGTCGCCTGCGCGAACGCCGCGGCGCTGCCGCCCAGGCGGGGCAGCTCGTCGCGGGCGGGGTGCAGGCGGTCGGTGACGAGGACCAGCGGCCAGGAGGCGAGGTGCTCGGCGAGGGCCGCGGCCGGCCCGCGCGCCCACGAGGGCAGCGGCATGCGCGGCGACAGCGCGCTGTAGGCGGCGCCGAACGCCGCGCCGTTGCCGAGGTGCATCGCGAGGCCCACGGCCGGCCACGCGCGCCCGCGCGTGACGAACTTGCCCAGCAGCTCGGTGTCGTCGTAGGGGACGCCGAAGACGCGGCGGTCCAGCGGCTGGGTGGCGGCCCAGGCGCCCGCGGCGACGGCGCCGGCCAGGGCGCCACGGGCGGTGCGGGCACGGTCGAGGGCCATGCGCGGCACTGTAACCACGGACACCGAGCGTGGGTATGCCTGGCGATGGACCGCTCCGCGTACCTCGACCGCGCCCGCCACAAGGGCGTCAACCCGCTGGTCTACTGGCTCGTGCGGGCGGTCCTCCAGCCGTTCTTCCACCTCTACTTCCGGATGAGCCGGATCGGCCGGGAGCACATCCCGGAGTCCGGCCCGGTGATCTTCGCCGCCAACCACCGCTCGTTCCTGGACCCGTTCGTCATCGGGACGATGGCCCGCCGGCCGCTGTACTACGTGGCCAAGAAGGAGCTGTTCAGCCATCGCCTCGCCGCGTGGTTCCTCAACAGCCTCGGCGCGTTCCCGATCGACCGCGGCAACGCGGACGGCGACGCGATGGCCACCGCCCGCGCGATCCTCGAGCGCGGCGACGCCGTGCTCATCTTCCCCGAGGGCACCCGCACCCGCCCGGGCGCGCTGGGCCGTCCCAAGCGCGGTGTGGGCCGCCTCGCGCTGGAGACCGGCGCGCCGGTCGTCCCGGTCGCGGTCATCGGCACCGAGCGCGTGCGCCGCGGCTGGCGCATCCGCCCGCACAAGGTCCGCATCCGCGCCGGGGCGCCCCTCACCTTCCCGCACGTCGCCGAGCCCTCGCCCGAGCTGGCCGCCGCCGTCACGAGCCGCATCTGGCCGTGCGTCGAGCTGCAGTGGGAGTGGCTGGGCGGCCTGCCGTCCGTGCGGCGCGCCGCCGTCGTCGGCGCCGGCTCGTGGGGGACGTCGGTCGCGGTGGCGCTCGCCCGCGCCGGCGTCGCCGTCCAGCTCGGCTGCCGCACCGCCGGCCAGGCCGCCCTGCTGGCCGAGGGGCGCTGCAACGACCGCTACCTGCCCGGGCTCGAGCTGCCCGCGGGCGTCACGCCGGTCCCGGCCGAGGAGCTCGAGCTGGCCGGCACGGACCTCGTCGTCCTCGCCGTCCCGTCCCGCGCGCTGCCCGAGGCGCTGGCCGCCCACGGCGCCGAGATCCCCGAGCGCGCGGGCGTCGTCGTCCTCAGCAAGGGGCTCGTGGCGCCGATGGGCACGCTGCCCGGCGCGTACGTCGCCGAGCGCACCCGGGCCCGTGCCGTCGCCGCGTTCGGCGGTCCGGGGCACGCCAACGACGCCCTGGTCAACGGCGCGGCGCTCGTCGTCGCCTCGACCGACGCGGCCTTCGCCCGGCAGCTCGCCGAGCTGCTGCAGCAGGCCGGCCTGAGCGCCGAGACGTCGACCGACGCGGTCGGCGTCGAGCTCGCGGGCGCCGCCAAGAACGCCGCCGTCCTGGCCGCCGCGACCGCCTCGGGCGCCGGCCCCAACGCCGCGGGCGCCGCCGCCGGGCGGGTCTTCGCCGAGGTCGACGCGTACGCGCGCGGGCGCGGTGCGCGCGCCGAGACCTTCGCCGGGCTCGCGGGCGCGGGGGACCTCGTGGCGACCGTCGTCGCCGAGGGCAGCCGCAACCGCCGCGCGGGCGAGCTGCTGGGCCAGGGCGTCCCCGCCGACGAGATCCAGCCCGCGCTGGGCCAGGCCGCGGAGGCGCTCGACGCGCTGCCGCTGCTGGCCCGCGCCCTGCGCGACGGCGGCGTGAGCGCGCCGTGCGTGAGCGGCCTCGCCGAGGTCGTCGAGGGCCAGCGCCAGGCCGGCGACTGGGTCGCCGAGGTCACCGCTCCGCAGCGCCGCGCGCTGGCGCGGGCGGCCTAGGGGGCGGTCCGCGGCGTGCGGCTAGGGTGCCCCTGGTGGACAAGGCGTCCCTCGACCGCGAGTTCTCCGAGCTCTACCGCGCGCACCTGAGGGACGTGTACTCCTACGCGTACTACCGGGTGGGCGACCACCACGACGCCGAGGACCTCACGGAGCAGACGTTCCTGCAGGCCTACCGGCACTTCGAGCGCGCGTTGGCCGAGTCCGACGGCCGGCCGCTGCGCCCGTGGCTCATCCGGATCGCGCACAACCTGGCGGCCAACCACTACCGCGACCGGTCGCGCCGCCCGCAGACGCACCTCGACGACTCCGACACGCTGCGCACGACGCACACGACGGAGGACCTGGTGGAGGGCCGCGACGAGCTCGCCCGCGTCCTGGCCGGGGTCGCCGAGCTGCCCGACGACCGCCGCGAGGCGCTGATCATGCGCTTCGCGCTCGGGATGGACAACCGCGAGATCGCGCGGGCGATGGGCAAGACCGACGGCGCCACGAAGGTCCTCCTGCACCGCGCCATCAAGCAGCTGGAGGAGCGGCTGCGCAAGCAGGGGGCGCTCACGTGAGCGGCGGCGCGGACCAGGCCCGACCGCTCGGGGACCTCGAGGGGCTGCTGCGCCAGGCGCTGGCGCCGGTCGAGCCGCCGCCGGACCTCGCCGAGCGCCTCGAGGGCACGCTCACCGAGATCCACGGCCTCGCGACGGGAGAGCTCGAGGGCTGGGAGCTGTCGGCGATGCGCGACCCGAGCCGGTGGCCGCAGATCCCGCGCGCCGTCGCGGCCGCGGGCATCGCCACGGGCGCCGGCGCGGCGCTGGTCGTCCTGCGCGTCCGTGCCCAGCAGCGCAAGCGCACGGCGACCGACCCGCTCGACCTGGTCGAGAGCACCATGCGCGCCGCCGTCGACGAGACCCGGCGCCTGCTCGATCGCTGATCCGGGAAGCCTCCGGCTGCGAAGAAGGTCGCAGCCGATGCCCCGCCGCCCGCCCGACGACCCCGCCGCCGACCTCCGCGCCCTCGCCGACGAAGAGCTCATGCAGCTCGTGCGCAAGGGGGAGCCGCGCGCGTTCGAGGTCGTCTACGAGCGCCACAGCGGTCCCGCCTTCTCCCTCGCCTACCGGATCACCGGCGCCCGCGGCCCCGCCGAGGACGTCGTCCAGGAGGCGTTCCTGGCCCTCTGGCGCTCCGGCGCCCGCTACGACCGCGGTCGCGGCTCCGTGCGCACCTGGGTGCTGGGCATCGTCCACAACCGGGCCATCGACAGCCTGCGCCGGGCGAGCGTCCACGACCGCCGTCGCGCCTGGGACGCCGAGGAGGACGCCGCCGAGCGCCTCGTCGCCCCCGAGCGCACCGACGCCGAGGCGGCGCGGCGCCACGAGGCCGCCGAGGTGCACCGCGCGCTCACGACCCTCCCGCCCGAGCAGTCGCGGGTCCTCGAGCTCGCGTACTTCGGCGGCTTCACCCAGACGGAGATCGCCGACATGCTCGACGCGCCGGTCGGCACCGTGAAGGGCCGGATGCGCCTGGGCCTGGAGAAGATGCGCGGCGCGTTGGACGGCGCGGTGGAGGCGCCGCGATGAGCCGCCGCCACTGCCACCGCACCGAGGACGTCGCCGCGTTCCTGCTGCACGCCCTCGAGCCCGACGACGACCGCGCGTTCCGCGAGCACCTCACGGGCTGTGAGGCCTGCCAGTCCGCGGTCGACGAGCTGCACCTCGCCGCCGACGTGCTGCCCATGGCCGCGCCGCAGATGGCGCCGCCGCCGGAGCTCAAGGACCGCATCATGCGCGTCGTCGAGGCCGAGGCCGAGCTGCTGCGCGCGGCCGGGCCGGAGGCCGACCGCGTCCCGGCCCGCGCGCGGCGGGGCGGCCTCCTGGGCCGGCTGGCCGGCGTGCTGGGTCCCCACCCGCGCGCCGTGCTCGGCGCCGCCTGCGCGGTCCTGCTCGCGCTCGTCGTGGGCACCGCGGTGCTCGGGGGCGGCGACGACGGACCCGACGGCCGCACCGTGGCCGCGTCCACGGCGCCCCCGGGCGCGCGTGTCGAGATCGAGACGGACGGCGAGCGCGGCTCGCTGGTCCTGCGCGACATGCCCCCGCCGCCCGGTGACCGCGTCTACCAGGTGTGGGTCATGCACGACGACGGCACGCCGCGCCCGACGCACACGCTCTTCACCGTCCCGGCCGACGGTCGCACCCGCGTGGCGGTCGACGCGCCGATGCGCGGGGTGCGCCAGGTGCTCGTCAGCGCCGAGCCGCAGGGCGGCTCGCGCGCGCCGACCAGCGAGCCGGTCGTCGCGGTGCGCATGCCCAGCCCGGCCTAGCCGCCGTCCCGACAGGAAGCCGACGGCACCGCTGCTAGCGTGCCGCCGCGCATGGCCACCTGCTACCGCCACCCGGGGCGCGAGACCGGCGTCTCGTGCTCGAACTGCGGGCGGCCGATCTGCCCCGACTGCATGACGCCGACGCCCGTCGGCATGCGCTGCCCCGACTGCGCCAAGCAGCGCACGCAGGTCCGCTCGCTGGGCTCGGTGGCGTCCGAGCCACGCCTGACCTACGTCATCATCGGCATCTGCGTCGTCGCCTTCCTGGGCAGCGGCCAGTTCGGCGTCTCGGGCGGGGGCGGGAGCGAGCTCTACGCGCGCGGCGCCCTGTACGGCCCGCTCGTGGCCGACGGCGAGGTCTACCGGCTCGTCACCGGCGGCTTCCTCCACGCCGGCCTGCTGCACATCCTCTTCAACATGTACCTGCTGTACCTGCTCGGCACCCAGCTCGAGCAGCGGCTGGGCACCCCGCGCTACGCGGCGCTGTACGTCGCGGCGCTGCTCGCCGGCTCCTTCGGCGCGCTGGCCCAGACGACCGTCGCGGTCACCGTCGGCGCCTCGGGCGCGGTCTTCGGCCTTGCCGGCGCGATGCTCATCGAGTACCGCCGCCTCGGGATCGACCCGCTGCGCAGCGACATCGGCGGCCTGATCCTCTTCAACATGGCGCTGTCGCTCCTGCCGGGCTTCAACGTCTCGATCGGCGGCCACCTCGGCGGCCTCGTGGGCGGCATCGCCGCCATGTGGGCGATCGACCAGGGCATGCAGCGCCGCCAGCCGTGGATCGGCTACGCCGGGTGCCTCCTCGTCGCGGCCGCGGCGGTCGCGGGCTCGCTCGCGATCGCGGGCGACCCGCACGACTACTTCTAGCCCGCGGCGCCGCCGCTGATCGTCTGGGCGTCCCGTCCCGTCGGGCGCGGTGTTCGGAGCGGTCGCGGGGCGGTCGCGCGGTGAGTGGGGATCTCCGCTCGCATAGCGAGCGCAAGTCCCCACTCACGCTCGCGGGACCGCGCGTCGGCCCGCGGAGAGGGCGAGCGCTTCGCGTCCCCCTCCCTCGGTGCCGGACAGCGAGCGCCCTCGTCGACCGCCGACGCCGCTGCGGACCCGACGCGCCCCTACCCCAGCAGCTCGTCGTACAGCGCCTGCACCTCGTCGAGCATCCGCTCGCGCCCGAAGCGCGCGCGCACGTCCGCCGCGGCCGCCGCGCCCAACGCCTCGCGGCGCGCGCCGTCGGCGGCCAGGTCCGCGAGCGCGGCGGCCAAGGACCCCGGGTCGCCGGGTGTCACCAGCGTCCCGGTCGAGCCGTCCCGCAGGATCTCCGGCAGCCCGCCATGG
The DNA window shown above is from Conexibacter sp. SYSU D00693 and carries:
- a CDS encoding RNA polymerase sigma factor, with the protein product MDKASLDREFSELYRAHLRDVYSYAYYRVGDHHDAEDLTEQTFLQAYRHFERALAESDGRPLRPWLIRIAHNLAANHYRDRSRRPQTHLDDSDTLRTTHTTEDLVEGRDELARVLAGVAELPDDRREALIMRFALGMDNREIARAMGKTDGATKVLLHRAIKQLEERLRKQGALT
- a CDS encoding rhomboid family intramembrane serine protease, which codes for MATCYRHPGRETGVSCSNCGRPICPDCMTPTPVGMRCPDCAKQRTQVRSLGSVASEPRLTYVIIGICVVAFLGSGQFGVSGGGGSELYARGALYGPLVADGEVYRLVTGGFLHAGLLHILFNMYLLYLLGTQLEQRLGTPRYAALYVAALLAGSFGALAQTTVAVTVGASGAVFGLAGAMLIEYRRLGIDPLRSDIGGLILFNMALSLLPGFNVSIGGHLGGLVGGIAAMWAIDQGMQRRQPWIGYAGCLLVAAAAVAGSLAIAGDPHDYF
- a CDS encoding RNA polymerase sigma factor translates to MPRRPPDDPAADLRALADEELMQLVRKGEPRAFEVVYERHSGPAFSLAYRITGARGPAEDVVQEAFLALWRSGARYDRGRGSVRTWVLGIVHNRAIDSLRRASVHDRRRAWDAEEDAAERLVAPERTDAEAARRHEAAEVHRALTTLPPEQSRVLELAYFGGFTQTEIADMLDAPVGTVKGRMRLGLEKMRGALDGAVEAPR
- a CDS encoding anti-sigma factor domain-containing protein produces the protein MSRRHCHRTEDVAAFLLHALEPDDDRAFREHLTGCEACQSAVDELHLAADVLPMAAPQMAPPPELKDRIMRVVEAEAELLRAAGPEADRVPARARRGGLLGRLAGVLGPHPRAVLGAACAVLLALVVGTAVLGGGDDGPDGRTVAASTAPPGARVEIETDGERGSLVLRDMPPPPGDRVYQVWVMHDDGTPRPTHTLFTVPADGRTRVAVDAPMRGVRQVLVSAEPQGGSRAPTSEPVVAVRMPSPA
- a CDS encoding 1-acylglycerol-3-phosphate O-acyltransferase: MDRSAYLDRARHKGVNPLVYWLVRAVLQPFFHLYFRMSRIGREHIPESGPVIFAANHRSFLDPFVIGTMARRPLYYVAKKELFSHRLAAWFLNSLGAFPIDRGNADGDAMATARAILERGDAVLIFPEGTRTRPGALGRPKRGVGRLALETGAPVVPVAVIGTERVRRGWRIRPHKVRIRAGAPLTFPHVAEPSPELAAAVTSRIWPCVELQWEWLGGLPSVRRAAVVGAGSWGTSVAVALARAGVAVQLGCRTAGQAALLAEGRCNDRYLPGLELPAGVTPVPAEELELAGTDLVVLAVPSRALPEALAAHGAEIPERAGVVVLSKGLVAPMGTLPGAYVAERTRARAVAAFGGPGHANDALVNGAALVVASTDAAFARQLAELLQQAGLSAETSTDAVGVELAGAAKNAAVLAAATASGAGPNAAGAAAGRVFAEVDAYARGRGARAETFAGLAGAGDLVATVVAEGSRNRRAGELLGQGVPADEIQPALGQAAEALDALPLLARALRDGGVSAPCVSGLAEVVEGQRQAGDWVAEVTAPQRRALARAA